In the genome of Arachis stenosperma cultivar V10309 chromosome 6, arast.V10309.gnm1.PFL2, whole genome shotgun sequence, the window AATTATAAAGCCCACATTAAACCGGAAACGAgttagtaaaaaatataaattaataaaatacttaattaaaaaaatgtgttcaaagatttaataaatttttaattgtcggcatttttaaaatgtaaaaaGTTATTtcgttaattttaatattcttaaattaaataaaacgtaattacgattttaaattaatatgaAAATTTAATCAAAAAGATTACGATAAagtaattataaatttatgaaaATCATAAACTTTATAAAAGTAATCAAataatttaagtaattttaaattaatgtcTATTTTTATTCATGTGcattaatttaatttcagtttttactcaaatataactaataatttatctaattttttttataatgggTCTAAGTGCATCAACTCATTAGAATGCTGTAAGCATCATTGAATTCTCCTTTCCGTCACAAGAGGAACATTTACGTTGAACTGTACATTCCAATAGTTCTAGGTTGTTTCAACCAAAACATTCTTAGAGCTACATCAAAATATATTCCTCATACTGTTTTTACAAAATAAGCATATTATGGTGCCTAATATCACATACTAGTTTGATATTAGGTTCCCTAATACGCTGTCAAAATACTTAAAGTTCCATAGATGTAGAGCATGAGACTTAGGAATTGAAATACAACTAGTAGTTATAGGACATGTCAAATTGTGATGCTCTGGCTAGGAGAATCTACTGCCATAGAAATTTTCTTTCGCCCCTTTTTTTCCTTCTTAGCGGACCGTTGCATTTGAATATCCCAGTGACGAACTGCTCTGCGACCTACGTCATGAGCAATGGGATTATAAGGTCCCATCACCAAGTCTAGTGCAAGCCTCATTCTTGTGTGATCGTTGACATCCTACGGAACAATTACAGTTAAATAAGGATGTGGAATGGGTTGGGACTCAATTAAATTATGATTATGAAACTGAGTCCTTATGTAAGATACCTCCAATTCAACGTTTCCCCACACCCAATTCAACATCATCCATTGGCAAACCCAAATCCCACAGTCATTCCTGCGCGTTATTAACAAGCATAAATTAATCAGCAATGGGTGTACTGCCAAATTAGGGAATAGTTAATGGAGATGCATCCCTTAATGCAAATGCAGAGTAACGGGCAACATATATGGTGATGCTTACGATCCTTCAGGTTGCTGGCCTATTGGGGGCTCCGAAACATCAAAAGTTGATGGGTGTGGTTTGAAATGTTCTTCATTCTTCCAAAATCTCTTGTCCTCTAGCATGTTTTCCAGAAAGAAGGCCTGAGACCATGAATAAGTAATGTAAGTTATTAACCAAACAGCAGCATTTCCAAATGTGATTAAGAGTAATATGCAAAGGCAACATATGGCTACGGTGAACTCTTCAGGTTCGGCTAATCTTACCACGAACTTCATCTGTGAGACCCTTGCATCCCGGCGGTCGCTGTCCTTGGCGGAGTCGAGATAAAGCAACTTACAGTTGACAAGGTCTACCACCATTAAAAACCAATGGTTGTCTCTGTGCATGGGTACATATATCTATGGCCCAACATTCACATAAATTCACGATTAGAGTCGCTAGAAAAACAGACAACACAAAAGGCTTTAATGCGATCAAGAACTCACCATCCACAAGTCATCTGCATATCCCATGAACCTATTGCGGATAAACTCGAAGGTGTCGATGTTGTGGTTTACCGGGCTAAGAGCAACTTGCTGCAATAGAAGTAGCAACAAAATATAAACCACGGTTAATACTAATGAGGGGAGGATGAATTATTGAAAATATAGGTGAGGTCGTTAGACGTACAGAAAAGGTCGTCGGAAGATAACAGGACTCCTTCCTATTTTCATGCGTTAACATAGTGCAAGCAAGGTTTATAACCTGCATATTCATGAAATGCTTATATATCTAAATCGTTGTCGGAGGTCTAGTTAGTTTGGTCATCGGCTTAGGGTTTTGACACAAGGGAATTCATACTTACATCGTCGACGATCATATGCCCCGGCCGGAGTGTCAGCAGTGCATCCCGGTCTCCACGGGAGTTTTCATCATGTACAAGGACCTCCCTGCGTAACATTGTGGAATGTTAAGTCAAGAATAGCGCCAACAGGACAATATGTCCACAGTATTTACTAGGCCTAATCCCCATACGCACCTGTTGTCCAGGTCCGACGAGAATATGTATGCTGCAACGGCGAGTTCCTTCCCGACGAAGTGCATTCCTTGTGGTGGTCGAAAGGATAGGTTGAGGCACTAGTAAAAGAAAATACAGCTCGATCAGAAAAACAAAGTAGTGCTCCACAAGAGGTGGTTTATGTTTTAACCATGCATATCATCGAGGAGAGTATTACCCGAGGCATGTCTTCAGCGCCGTGGTGACCATGGTGAGTGTGGTAGGTGAAAGGAGTCCCCGGCTCAGTTTGCTTCAACTCAGATCCAGCTGATGATGTGGAATCCAGATTCTCAAACGTAAGCTTCCTCTGCAGAGTAAAGCAACAACGACATGGCAATACATGACGAGACT includes:
- the LOC130936355 gene encoding uncharacterized protein LOC130936355, producing MKFLTLDEQQINSMKDKSTLLNKEGDATDVDVSLASVVAKGADDRGRSLEEKMLTVLNTVQEHVLEDRGVTKTILKTHNDQLRTITDLLADHGKAIQSLISLVNTRGYDQLGEENSKAPVAASIRTGKRNPGNVNKKVKDVPEKKSSKGRKFHTQRTRSNEKLASSTARNPRRCTVNREEAPSEAATGKTKAMSMKRKLTFENLDSTSSAGSELKQTEPGTPFTYHTHHGHHGAEDMPRCLNLSFRPPQGMHFVGKELAVAAYIFSSDLDNREVLVHDENSRGDRDALLTLRPGHMIVDDVINLACTMLTHENRKESCYLPTTFSQVALSPVNHNIDTFEFIRNRFMGYADDLWMIYVPMHRDNHWFLMVVDLVNCKLLYLDSAKDSDRRDARVSQMKFVAFFLENMLEDKRFWKNEEHFKPHPSTFDVSEPPIGQQPEGSNDCGIWVCQWMMLNWVWGNVELEDVNDHTRMRLALDLVMGPYNPIAHDVGRRAVRHWDIQMQRSAKKEKKGRKKISMAVDSPSQSITI